Proteins encoded together in one Carassius auratus strain Wakin chromosome 32, ASM336829v1, whole genome shotgun sequence window:
- the LOC113051980 gene encoding ammonium transporter Rh type C-like, with the protein MGNCAACCRGFWCRAKNPDVRISLPAVCFMWQIAMIILFGVFVRYDEESDAHWSEHKRANNITSDIENDFYYRYPSFQDVHVMIFVGFGFLMTFLKRYSFGGVGFNFLIAAFGLQWALLMQGWFHFLDPVDGYIKIGVENIINADFCVAGCLIAYGALLGKVSPVQLMVLTLFGITLFAVEEYIILHVLHVRDAGGSMVIHTFGGYYGLTISWILYRPKLDKRLNGSVYQSDVFAMIGTLFLWMFWPSFNSAISDHGDGQHRAAINTYLALASSVLTTFAISSLSAKRGKLDMVHIQNATLAGGVAMGSAAEFMITPYGSLIVGFCCGIISTFGYLVISPFMEKYLKIQDTCGVHNLHAMPGVLGAVVGAITAAAASESVYGHEGLVNTFNFKGKYAERTPATQGGFQAAGLCVALAFGIVGGAIVGLILRLPFWGDPSDDNCFDDEVYWEVPEDEESIPPILEYNSHMVGKNTDRMSNFTVEQS; encoded by the exons ATGGGGAACTGTGCTGCCTGCTGCCGAGGATTCTGGTGCAGGGCCAAAAACCCTGACGTCCGGATCAGTCTGCCTGCGGTCTGCTTCATGTGGCAGATCGCTATGATCATCTTGTTTGGAGTGTTTGTGCGCTATGATGAAGAGTCGGACGCACACTGGTCTGAGCACAAGCGTGCAAACAACATCACGAGTGACATCGAGAACGACTTCTACTACAGATACCCAA GCTTTCAGGATGTGCATGTGATGATCTTCGTTGGTTTTGGCTTTCTCATGACCTTCCTGAAGCGTTACAGCTTTGGCGGGGTCGGTTTTAACTTTCTCATCGCTGCCTTCGGTCTGCAGTGGGCTCTTCTCATGCAGGGCTGGTTCCACTTTCTGGATCCGGTTGATGGCTATATCAAGATTGGAGTTGAGAA tatcaTCAATGCCGACTTCTGTGTGGCTGGATGTCTCATTGCTTACGGAGCTCTGCTGGGAAAAGTCAGTCCAGTGCAGCTGATGGTCTTGACGTTATTTGGCATCACACTGTTTGCAGTCGAGGAATACATCATTCTTCATGTTCTCCAT GTTCGGGACGCTGGCGGATCCATGGTCATCCACACTTTCGGAGGATATTACGGTCTGACGATATCATGGATTCTCTATCGACCGAAACTAGACAAGCGTCTGAATGGATCTGTCTACCAATCGGATGTCTTTGCTATGATTG GGACTCTCTTCCTCTGGATGTTCTGGCCCAGTTTCAACTCTGCCATCTCAGATCATGGAGATGGACAACACCGGGCGGCCATAAACACCTACCTCGCACTGGCTTCTTCAGTCCTGACGACATTTGCCATATCAAGCCTTTCAGCCAAGAGGGGAAAACTGGACATG GTGCATATCCAGAATGCAACTCTGGCTGGGGGGGTCGCCATGGGATCAGCGGCCGAGTTTATGATCACACCCTACGGTTCTCTCATCGTGGGCTTCTGCTGCGGGATAATCTCCACATTTGGCTACCTGGTGATCAGT CCCTTCATGGAGAAGTATTTGAAGATTCAAGACACATGCGGAGTCCATAACCTGCATGCCATGCCCGGTGTCCTCGGGGCAGTCGTGGGGGCCATCACAGCGGCCGCTGCCAGTGAGAGCGTCTACGGACATGAAGG GTTGGTAAACACCTTCAATTTTAAAGGGAAGTATGCTGAAAGGACCCCTGCCACACAAGGAGGCTTCCAGGCAGCCGGTCTTTGTGTTGCTCTTGCTTTTGGTATCGTAGGTGGAGCCATAGTAG GTTTAATCTTGAGACTTCCGTTCTGGGGAGACCCATCCGATGATAACTGCTTTGATGATGAGGTGTACTGGGAG GTGCCTGAAGACGAGGAGAGCATCCCTCCCATTCTTGAGTACAACAGTCACATGGTCGGCAAAAATACAGACAGGAT GTCTAACTTCACTGTGGAACAGAGCTAA